A stretch of Porites lutea chromosome 5, jaPorLute2.1, whole genome shotgun sequence DNA encodes these proteins:
- the LOC140938210 gene encoding uncharacterized protein, translating to MVSEMEDANAKFLLVLGDSLVKEKILTNVRIMDELARRLDQPIYRGEQEPPIVQHWKNLAVEFRVAEDVVTRCQTNPQSSPSKHMFEFLEAGNPNFSVKELKDGLSFISRNDLVKKMKQCGLAETASLRVLRQKHHSTFETICLQLDYCNNWKALGLNIKIPDQTLQQIATSTSCAKAVLEIIENRKPHVTVKEMRDALKEMLREDVCNVLDKYLPEGGTMKTLRNNLDCLEELATLLDCETPGMKNWLHFAWKLGVSKEDCDNLKPKGNPSPTRTLMEHIVQVDPDLTVKTFIEALKRMQRTDVVNTLRKLMLENSLSTSMLSKNERKFEVLVATDSGGWNTTTNRVLTSHLAKNKKLHVRAFISKNHPRRMELVENIELLEDEIFPGDSPIELLDYPSERLQNIDFLLMHCYSPELEKQAEEICKATNCKWIPIVHRDWGKFVKFFEEAGVSLAGRDPDHSAEGQRQIEMCKRADLVVTIGPTVAEPFKDLQPYVVSITPGIFSELRNVRQVHQDRKTFNVLINAAYPYLSPYFYARGCDIAVKSILSLQEEEGGKTSYHLTFVMKSSHSVSVLEQTLIREGMAANQFTVKSARDDSPENLAEFITDADVLILPSRVEGFGMGGIYAISADLPVLVSGHSGVGTALKKLPSGGIHVVDSDDPKIWGQKINEVRTIGQEIAYKRAIQLRKEYEEEYGWDDQCTKLVEKMMMKNVPAEILARGSMAIKAYKKALEQGMTRVMRVPIMIIGQERSGKTSLKKSLKGQLFSPEEKSTHLIERDPSYFSVTTEMWKAGETETEPHPDADVSLHNRVARIIVADLTGDKNDLSNREPSSRNVLTSKRGAAENLKVKENTPLIVKEKRGDDIQQHSEKTASQTARLLSKIYVEENDEEVIPQEVPHATAECVEKFLKESKPETSEEKVYSTIWDFGGQSVYYATHPIFLTDKAIYLLVYDLSKKLQERATPPEMEGVFERKVDLHCSKTNEDYLHFWLSSVSSLASQHTDDSINLLSEKPPKRLPPVILVCTHADQCQEDAKDRARKIYGTLRSEAKPYGKHLCKTYFVVDNTTSGRGDECPDVHRLRKEILAVTKQLPQMRQLIPMKWLRFEDILLKNKKENGEPFISLEEARMVALECGIEDDEQFFTLLNFLHDQRILIHFDDTPELMNMVILDPQWLIDLFRKVITVKPYDPTADEHYSEEMWTRLETDGILDDKLLQVVWRPFLKKETTQNLIAVMEKFSLVCSLPSLDNQKQFLVPSMLMSHPDEVANKLLYEAFIPPLFIRFNQTHPLRHPGDDADCEYLQVPLGLFPRLIVKFLQWSITNEIRPLYQDMYQNFARFPILSKGYSVILHCRSSCIEVIVHRDPDVSSDTTIVYKVRRQLDSILQSIREECFWLKTMEYELSVSCPVCCNQRSVLYCKKHQRRCCEKEECLHFWPEHALMKEQLCTRSTFATSTVVPMKQVSYWFEFPGTKVKNVDEFVRSFGDSLVKENIVANVHIMDELACSLDQPIYRGEQEPPIVQHWLHLAVEFTVPEDVVTKCQTNPQSSSSKHMFEFLEARNPNYSVKDLKEGLSVISRNDLVKKVELCGLTDTSSLRVFRQKHHSTFETICLQLDRCNNWKALGLNINIPDETLQQIATSTSCTKTVLEIIENRKPHVTVKEMQYVLKGLQREDVCNVLDKYLAEGGTIKTLRNNLDCLEELTTLLDCETPGMKNWLHFACKLGVPKEDCDNLKPKGNPSPTRALMEHIVQVDPGLTVKTFIEVLIKMQRIDVVNALRKLFLGKSLNYNYQKLTGCVG from the exons ATGGTAAGTGAG ATGGAGGATGCTAATGCGaaatttttacttgttttgGGAG ATTCCCTTGTGAAGGAAAAGATCTTAACAAACGTTCGTATTATGGATGAGCTTGCTCGCAGATTGGATCAACCAATCTACCGCGGGGAGCAAGAGCCGCCCATTGTCCAGCACTGGAAGAATCTCGCTGTAGAATTCAGGGTGGCGGAAGACGTTGTAACAAGGTGCCAGACCAATCCTCAGAGTAGTCCTAGTAAACACATGTTTGAGTTCCTGGAAGCAGGCAACCCTAACTTCTCAGTTAAAGAGCTTAAAGATGGGCTTAGCTTCATCTCGAGAAATGATCTGGTCAAAAAAATGAAGCAATGTGGTCTAGCAG AAACTGCGTCATTGCGGGTCCTCCGTCAAAAACATCATTCCACTTTTGAGACCATTTGTTTACAGTTGGACTACTGCAATAACTGGAAAGCTTTAGGGCTGAACATCAAGATTCCAGATCAAACACTGCAGCAAATCGCCACTTCCACCAGCTGTGCGAAGGCAGTCCTTGAGATCATCGAAAACAGAAAGCCCCATGTGACTGTGAAGGAAATGCGAGATGCCTTGAAGGAAATGCTGAGAGAAGATGTGTGCAATGTGCTGGACAAATATCTGCCAG AAGGTGGCACAATGAAAACTCTTCGAAATAATCTCGATTGTTTGGAAGAACTAGCCACCTTGTTGGATTGTGAAACACCAGGAATGAAAAACTGGCTGCATTTTGCTTGGAAGCTTGGTGTTTCCAAGGAAGACTGTGACAATTTAAAGCCAAAAGGAAACCCAAGTCCGACCAGAACTTTAATGGAACACATCGTTCAAGTTGATCCAGACCTCACAGTCAAGACGTTTATTGAGGCGCTGAAAAGGATGCAAAGGACAGACGTCGTAAATACCTTGAGAAAGTTAATGCTGG agaactCACTATCAACATCCATGCTatcaaaaaatgagagaaagtTTGAAGTCCTGGTGGCCACAGATTCAGGGGGATGGAACACAACTACAAATAGAGTGCTGACAAGTCACTTGGCCAAGAATAAGAAACTCCACGTCAGAGCATTTATCTCTAAAAACCACCCTAGACGGATGGAGCTCGTAGAAAATATTGAACTTCTTGAAGATGAAATCTTTCCAGGAGATTCACCAATAGAGCTGCTGGATTATCCTTCTGAACGACTTCAAAATATTGACTTTTTGTTAATGCATTGTTATTCCCCCGAAttagaaaaacaagcagaaGAAATTTGTAAAGCGACGAACTGTAAGTGGATCCCTATTGTGCACAGGGACTGGGGAAAATTTGTGAAATTCTTTGAGGAAGCTGGTGTCTCTTTGGCTGGACGTGATCCTGACCATAGCGCTGAAGGTCAAAGGCAGATCGAAATGTGTAAAAGGGCTGATCTTGTCGTTACAATTGGTCCCACAGTAGCTGAACCTTTCAAGGATCTTCAACCATATGTGGTAAGCATTACACCTGGAATTTTTTCAGAATTAAGAAATGTTCGGCAAGTCCATCAAGATCGAAAAACATTTAACGTCTTGATCAATGCAGCGTATCCATATTTGTCTCCATATTTCTACGCTAGAGGATGTGACATTGCTGTAAAATCTATCCTGTCATTACAAGAAGAGGAAGGAGGGAAGACATCATATCATCTAACCTTTGTTATGAAGTCAAGTCACAGTGTTTCAGTCCTAGAACAGACTCTGATTCGTGAAGGCATGGCGGCTAACCAGTTCACAGTGAAGTCAGCTCGCGACGATTCACCTGAAAATTTAGCTGAATTTATCACCGATGCCGATGTTCTCATTTTACCTTCAAGGGTAGAAGGATTTGGAATGGGTGGCATTTATGCCATTTCTGCAGACCTTCCTGTTCTTGTGAGTGGACATTCCGGTGTTGGCACAGCTCTGAAGAAACTACCATCTGGTGGTATCCATGTCGTGGACTCAGATGACCCCAAGATCTGGggacaaaagataaacgaagtCAGAACAATTGGCCAAGAAATCGCCTACAAAAGGGCAATTCAACTTCGAAAAGAATACGAAGAGGAGTATGGCTGGGATGATCAATGCACCAAACTGGTGGAgaaaatgatgatgaaaaaCG TTCCTGCTGAGATTCTTGCCAGAGGTTCCATGGCCATCAAAGCTTACAAGAAGGCTTTGGAACAGGGCATGACACGTGTGATGAGAGTGCCCATCATGATAATTGGACAGGAACGATCAGGAAAGACCAGTTTAAAGAAGTCCTTGAAAGGACAGCTATTCAGTCCCGAGGAGAAAAGCACTCATTTAATAGAGCGAGATCCTTCGTACTTCAGCGTGACAACAGAGATGTGGAAAGCAGGGGAGACAGAGACGGAGCCACATCCAGATGCTGATGTTTCTCTTCATAATAGAGTAGCGCGCATCATAGTGGCCGATTTAACGGGAGATAAAAATGACCTATCAAACCGTGAACCAAGTTCGAGGAACGTCTTGACTTCAAAACGGGGTGCAgcagaaaatttaaaagttaaagaaaatacTCCTCTGATAGTGAAGGAAAAGAGAGGCGATGATATCCAACAGCACTCAGAAAAGACTGCATCACAGACTGCACGTTTGTTATCAAAAATTTATGTGGAAGAAAACGATGAAGAGGTTATTCCTCAAGAAGTGCCACACGCAACAGCTGAATGTGTCGAAAAATTTCTTAAAGAATCTAAGCCGGAAACAAGTGAGGAAAAGGTTTATTCCACTATCTGGGATTTTGGTGGACAATCAGTCTACTATGCTACCCACCCAATATTCCTCACTGACAAAGCAATTTACCTCCTGGTGTACGATCTTAGTAAGAAGCTACAGGAAAGAGCTACACCCCCAGAAATGGAAGGCGTTTTTGAGAGGAAAGTAGACCTTCACTGCTCTAAGACCAATGAAGATTATCTGCACTTTTGGTTGTCATCAGTCTCCTCTTTGGCAAGTCAGCACACGGATGATTCAATCAATTTACTATCAGAAAAGCCTCCGAAAAGGTTACCGCCGGTTATTTTAGTGTGCACACACGCAGATCAATGTCAGGAAGATGCAAAAGATCGAGCACGCAAAATATATGGCACTCTTCGATCTGAGGCAAAGCCCTATGGCAAACACTTGTGCAAAACGTACTTTGTTGTAGACAACACGACTTCAGGAAGAGGAGACGAGTGCCCAGATGTCCATCGTTTGAGGAAGGAAATACTTGCAGTTACTAAACAACTCCCACAGATGAGGCAATTAATTCCAATGAAGTGGTTACGATTCGAAGACATACTTTtaaagaacaagaaagaaaacgGGGAGCCGTTTATCTCCCTTGAGGAGGCAAGAATGGTAGCACTTGAATGTGGAATCGAAGATGACGAGCAATTTTTCACCTTGCTAAACTTTTTACACGATCAGAGAATTCTAATACACTTTGATGACACGCCAGAGTTGATGAATATGGTGATTTTAGACCCGCAATGGCTGATTGATCTGTTTCGGAAGGTAATAACCGTCAAACCTTATGATCCTACGGCTGATGAGCATTACTCGGAAGAAATGTGGACAAGACTTGAGACTGATGGAATCCTGGATGATAAACTCCTCCAGGTCGTGTGGCGTCCCTTTCTTAAAAAGGAAACCACACAAAACCTCATTGCCGTCATGGAAAAGTTTAGCCTGGTGTGCAGTTTGCCGTCATTAGACAACCAGAAGCAATTTCTTGTACCATCCATGCTGATGTCCCATCCAGATGAAGTTGCCAACAAGCTCCTCTACGAAGCCTTCATCCCCCCTCTTTTCATACGATTTAACCAAACACATCCTCTGAGACACCCAGGCGATGATGCAGACTGTGAATATCTTCAAGTGCCTCTTGGATTGTTCCCAAGACTTATAGTAAAGTTCCTTCAGTGGAGCATCACGAATGAGATCAGACCATTGTACCAGGATATGTACCAGAACTTCGCCCGATTTCCCATCCTTTCGAAGGGTTACTCAGTAATCTTGCACTGCCGTTCCTCTTGTATCGAGGTCATAGTTCACAGAGATCCAGATGTTTCAAGCGACACGACCATCGTCTACAAGGTAAGACGCCAGCTTGACTCGATACTTCAAAGCATACGCGAAGAATGTTTTTGGCTGAAAACCATGGAATACGAATTAAGTGTCAGCTGCCCAGTTTGTTGTAATCAGCGTTCAGTTCTCTACtgcaaaaaacatcaaagacgcTGTTGTGAGAAGGAAGAGTGTCTTCACTTCTGGCCAGAGCATGCGTTGATGAAGGAACAACTTTGCACAAGGAGTACCTTTGCTACAAGTACGGTGGTTCCAATGAAGCAAGTTTCATATTGGTTTGAATTCCCAGGGACTAAG GTGAAGAATGTCGATGAATTTGTTCGTTCTTTTGGAG ATTCTCTTGTGAAGGAAAATATTGTAGCGAACGTCCACATTATGGATGAGCTTGCTTGTAGCTTGGATCAACCAATCTACCGCGGGGAGCAAGAGCCGCCCATTGTCCAGCACTGGCTGCATCTCGCTGTAGAATTCACGGTGCCGGAAGACGTTGTAACGAAGTGCCAGACCAATCCTCAGAGTAGTTCTAGTAAACACATGTTTGAATTCCTGGAAGCACGCAACCCTAACTACTCAGTCAAAGACCTTAAGGAGGGACTCAGCGTCATCTCAAGAAATGATCTGGTCAAGAAAGTGGAGCTTTGTGGTCTAACAG ACACTTCATCATTACGAGTCTTCCGTCAAAAACATCATTCCACTTTTGAGACCATTTGTCTACAGTTGGACCGTTGCAATAACTGGAAAGCTTTAGGGCTGAACATCAATATtccagatgaaacactgcagCAAATCGCCACTTCCACCAGCTGTACGAAGACAGTCCTTGAGATCATCGAAAACAGAAAGCCCCATGTGACTGTGAAGGAGATGCAATATGTTTTGAAAGGATTGCAGAGAGAAGATGTGTGCAATGTGTTGGACAAATATCTAGCAG AGGGTGGCACAATCAAAACTCTCCGAAATAATCTCGATTGTTTAGAAGAACTAACCACCTTGTTGGATTGTGAAACACCAGGGATGAAAAACTGGCTGCATTTTGCTTGCAAGCTTGGTGTTCCCAAAGAAGACTGTGACAATTTAAAGCCAAAGGGAAACCCAAGTCCAACCAGAGCTTTAATGGAACACATCGTTCAAGTTGATCCAGGCCTCACAGTCAAGACGTTTATCGAAGTGCTGATAAAGATGCAACGCATAGATGTCGTTAATGCTTTGAGGAAATTATTTCTGGGTAAATCACTTAATTATAATTACCAAAAGTTGACGGGATGTGTCGGCTAA
- the LOC140937470 gene encoding uncharacterized protein encodes MRNFIDFLIMHCYGRDLEKQAEEICRTKKCKWISVVHRDWVELTRFFEVAGVSLAGRANNHHEERQRQKELCKNADFVVTIGPKVAEPLLNALQPYGKDLNVVSITPGIFSELNPDNRVSENQDTFNVLIVTEYPYLSSYFRVKGCDIAVKALLLLQDISYHLMVIMKSFYGVSELTQTLLSEGIQQNQFTVKTTNGDDPVQMAQFLNEADLLLLPSRVEGFGMSGINAISAGLPVLISVYSGLGVALRKLLSGGKQVVDSDDPQVWAQKIKEIRAKGRESTSFEARQLREEYMQKYSWEDQCNKLVEKMMMGNVPAEILARGPLTVKAYNKAIEQGMTRVVRVPIMIIGQERSGKTSLKKSLKGQMFNSKEESTDGIELDASYFSITTDKWRTGETKEEPDSNSSISVHNRLAQVMVAHLRGDEVEQITPAQSVVNTISTVTVAEKGSKSKEAIHVTTLEKEGNEAQTQTEKTATKIGSLLPGDRVKKIEVKSFQQEVPHTTAGRVERLLKESKTTKDDQV; translated from the exons ATGAGGAACTTCATTGACTTTCTAATCATGCATTGTTATGGGCGTGATCTAGAAAAACAGGCAGAAGAAATTTGTAGAACCAAGAAATGCAAATGGATTTCAGTTGTGCACAGGGACTGGGTAGAACTTACGAGGTTCTTTGAAGTAGCAGGAGTTTCGTTAGCTGGACGTGCAAATAATCATCATGAAGAACGTCAAAGGCAGAAAGAACTGTGTAAAAATGCTGATTTTGTAGTCACAATTGGTCCCAAAGTAGCTGAACCCTTATTAAACGCCCTGCAGCCCTACGGAAAAGACTTGAACGTCGTTAGTATTACCCCAGGAATTTTCTCTGAATTAAATCCTGATAATAGAGTCAGTGAAAATCAAGATACATTCAACGTGCTTATTGTTACAGAATATCCTTATTTATCTAGTTATTTTCGTGTTAAAGGATGTGACATTGCTGTGAAAGCCCTCCTATTGTTGCAAGACATTTCATATCACCTAATGGTTATTATGAAGTCCTTCTATGGTGTTTCGGAGCTCACACAAACTTTGCTTTCTGAAGGTATACAACAGAATCAGTTCACCGTGAAAACAACTAATGGTGACGACCCTGTTCAAATGGCCCAGTTTCTTAATGAAGCCGATCTGCTCCTTTTACCCTCAAGAGTAGAGGGTTTCGGAATGAGTGGTATAAACGCCATCTCTGCAGGCCTTCCAGTCCTTATAAGCGTATATTCTGGACTAGGCGTTGCACTGAGGAAGCTGCTCTCCGGTGGGAAGCAAGTGGTTGACTCTGATGACCCTCAAGTATGGGCACAAAAGATAAAGGAGATCAGGGCAAAGGGTCGTGAAAGCACCTCCTTTGAGGCACGACAACTTCGAGAGGAGTACATGCAAAAATATAGTTGGGAGGACCAATGCAACAAGCTAGTGGAGAAAATGATGATGGGAAATG TTCCGGCAGAGATTCTTGCTAGAGGTCCCCTTACTGTCAAAGCTTACAACAAGGCAATTGAACAAGGTATGACACGCGTAGTGAGAGTGCCCATCATGATCATTGGACAAGAAAGATCAGGAAAGACCAGTTTAAAGAAGTCTTTAAAAGGACAAATGTTCAATAGCAAAGAAGAGAGCACTGATGGGATCGAGCTTGATGCGTCATACTTCAGCATAACAACAGACAAATGGCGCACAGGGGAAACGAAAGAAGAGCCAGATTCCAATTCCTCTATTTCTGTTCATAACAGATTAGCACAAGTTATGGTGGCTCATTTAAGAGGAGACGAAGTTGAGCAAATAACACCTGCACAAAGTGTGGTGAACACCATTTCAACAGTCACTGTAGCGGAAAAGGGTTCAAAAAGTAAAGAGGCCATTCATGTCACAACGTTAGAGAAGGAGGGGAACGAGGCCCAAACGCAGACAGAAAAGACCGCAACAAAGATCGGGAGTCTGCTACCTGGAGATCGTGTGAAAAAAATCGAGGTCAAATCGTTTCAACAAGAAGTACCACACACAACGGCAGGACGTGTCGAAAGGCTGCTCAAAGAATCTAAAACAACAAAAGATGACCAGGTTTAA